CAGGAGTCCAAATTATCAGGGCCCCCACTGAAAAATCAAGTTAACATGTACCAACctggaagagactcaaaatgaccataaagagactcaaaatgacttcaaagagacaaaacaacaataaaaagagtTAAAACCACCACAAACTGTGTTGCGTCTATTAGGCTTTCTGTTAAATATTGCCTCTTAATAATCCCACCATTAATAATCTGAGCCCACATTTCAGTGAATGTCACCCCTGAATCTTTCAGTTTTGCCAGCATTAACTCATATGAGACTATAACAGTCATGAGTTTGTATTTTTCCAGTTCCTTAGTGTGATCCTGGCAGCATTGAGGAAGCCTGCAGGACATGACCCAAACTGTGCCTTTGTAAGTCCAGCTGGTAGAACTGATTTGTCTCTAAGAGGGCAAAAATGTGGCGTGCTCGACAAGAGCTGATCCAACTATTCCTCAACTGCTCCAACCACTTGTGTCCAAATGAAGAAACCAGCTGACTGTCCCACATGAGGTGTAGAAACATACCCGTAGAACTCAAACATTTCCAGCAATTTTCAGAGctgcttttactcaagtaaaggatCAGGACTGACATCTTCAAATACTTGACTACTCAAATGTTAATTGTTTTCACTATATTTAATTACAATATATTGATATGGAAGGGAAATAGAGTCTTGCAGATTTTAGAGGACACGTGTGGATGAGTCCAGTGGTGCATGTGAACTTTTAGTTGTAGGATGAGATCTTACCCAAAGGGGAATAAATGTTGGCTGGTGGATGATTTGTTTAAGATGTAACAGGATATAACTCTTCACCAAAGCGAGGTCCTTCTTCCCAAAGTCTTCGCCATGGAGATATCATATATCTTGCATGAAGCCAAAGCACCACAAACTCAGTACTCCAACCACTGACTTTATTCAATTTCAAATCGGTATCATCAAgactaaaaatgtttttcaaaacaatTCAACAAACAGTGACATTTGTTATACTAACAATGTTTCTTTATTTCGTACAATATAAAACTCTAATGGCTCTTTTATTGAGTTTTTTCTCTCCCCACATTCTTTTATCGAAGTTGGCAGCTGAGAGAATaatgtgttgtctttttgtgttttatatggCTTTTTAACAATTCATGGTGGTGCTTCCCATTAAATAAGCTGTTTACAGTACAGAGGATACTTCCTGTTTTTCTTCTCCTgactattattatcattgactCACAGTTTCTTAAAACGTCATTTATATCAGCCAACTTGTGATAGTGCTTTTCATATGCAAACATTTATCACTCTGGAAGTGGTCTCTTGTATCTGAACTTTCCGCAAACTCCCTACACACATCACCACAACACtttcacatacacaaacacacacacgttgatTTCCAAGTTTAAAATTGCATGAAATTAAACCATATTAACTACATCctagaaaaaagtcatattttaaaaataacacaacaacaaaaacaatgttcctgagcagtgacatcatcatatCGGTCTAAAACAGCCTGAGTGTTGAGGAGAGGCCATGTCCATGAGATAATCTTCGATACGTCTCTCTATGTCTGAGTACAGGTCTTCAACTTGCTCCCTGAAAGGAGGATGCCACAGCCACAACATGGCAACCCCCGCCACAGCGAGAagaaggaaaaacacacacaccttccacCAGGAGCCACATCGTGTCTACACAAAGAGGAAAGAAATGTCACAGTTAAATATAGTAACATACACATTATATATAGAAATGTACGTATGAGCGGGGAATCGTTACTGCTGATGTTGTGTTTGAGTTGTTTTTAGTcactgcagcaaaaatgaggcaaaatAAATTGGTACAGAAAATGTGACAATGACAATGTAAGGGCAAATGACATAGCAAGGACATTTAGTTTCAAATTCTcctgaatgcacacacacacacacacacacacacacacacacactgctcaccGATCTCCTGCGGCGGTGACTGAGTTGCCGGAGCTCATCCCTGCACTGCGACAGCCGGGCCTGGCTGGACTTACACTCCTGCTCCATGGCCTGCAGCTCTGTCTGCAGCTcctcacactgcacacacacacacacacacacacacacacacacaagccataTGGAAGGGACACGTATGTAGATCATATCATTTACATTGTAAGTGATTGTTAGAAAGCTGTATGTAAAGCCAAACATGGCAAAATGTGCATTTAGCTTTAAAATGTCTCCCAGAAATGAGGGCAATAATATGAAATGCGTCTTcgtaaatatatttaatagaTTTGATACTCAGTCAGTGAAACCTGAGTTAATTTAAGATTAGATTTTTCTCAATGGCCTGCATCAGTCTTTGCATATCACTGTAAATGAGTGGAAAATTATCTTTGATTCATCCAGTGTGAATTCATGAATATCTAATGTCAagttaaacaaaacacaaagcgTGTGAATATGCATCAATACACTGTGACATCTCCACCTCACCTCTCTCTCTTTGAGTTGCAGTTTCTCCTGAGTGTGACGGAGCTGCTCCTCCACCTGAGAGTCTCTCCTCGCCGTCAGTCGTGGCTCTGCCTCCTCTGACGTCAGAAGCCCCTGCATCAGGAAGTCCTGG
This genomic stretch from Epinephelus moara isolate mb chromosome 16, YSFRI_EMoa_1.0, whole genome shotgun sequence harbors:
- the LOC126402837 gene encoding TRAF3-interacting JNK-activating modulator, encoding MEKQKLLYEERALVALQKITQEKSEALSKTETMQEALITAKAEARRWQSLYEELKLSSAQLKENQHLSNEQLQQLHSQVELSRAREAALRDEVVSLRQERQELQYNICLLEEDNQILREEIQHITDGSNESQDFLMQGLLTSEEAEPRLTARRDSQVEEQLRHTQEKLQLKERECEELQTELQAMEQECKSSQARLSQCRDELRQLSHRRRRSTRCGSWWKVCVFFLLLAVAGVAMLWLWHPPFREQVEDLYSDIERRIEDYLMDMASPQHSGCFRPI